From Yersinia hibernica, a single genomic window includes:
- the rpoB gene encoding DNA-directed RNA polymerase subunit beta has protein sequence MVYSYTEKKRIRKDFGKRPQVLDIPYLLSIQLDSFQKFIEQDPEGQYGLEAAFRSVFPIQSYSGNSELQYVSYRLGEPVFDVKECQIRGVTYSAPLRVKLRLVIYEREAPEGTVKDIKEQEVYMGEIPLMTENGTFVINGTERVIVSQLHRSPGVFFDSDKGKTHSSGKVLYNARIIPYRGSWLDFEFDPKDNLFVRIDRRRKLPATIILRALNFTTPQILDLFFEKVVFEIRDNKLQMELVPERLRGETASFDIEANGKVYVEKARRITARHIRQLEKDGIDRIEVPVEYIAGKVVAKDYVDENTGELICAANMELSLDLLAKLSQSGHKHIETLFTNDLDHGAYISETLRVDPTSDRLSALVEIYRMMRPGEPPTREAAENLFENLFFSEDRYDLSAVGRMKFNRSLLRDEIEGSGILSKEDITEVMKKLIDIRNGKGEVDDIDHLGNRRIRSVGEMAENQFRVGLVRVERAVKERLSLGDLDTLMPQDMINAKPISAAVKEFFGSSQLSQFMDQNNPLSEITHKRRISALGPGGLTRERAGFEVRDVHPTHYGRVCPIETPEGPNIGLINSLSVYAQTNEYGFLETPYRRVRDGVVTDEINYLSAIEEGNFVIAQANSNLDDDGRFIEDLVTCRSKGESSLFSRDQVDYMDVSTQQVVSVGASLIPFLEHDDANRALMGANMQRQAVPTLRADKPLVGTGMERAVAVDSGVTSVAKRGGTVQYVDASRIVIKVNEDEMYPGEAGIDIYNLTKYTRSNQNTCINQMPCVNLGEPIERGDVLADGPSTDLGELALGQNMRVAFMPWNGYNFEDSILVSERVVQEDRFTTIHIQELACVSRDTKLGPEEITADIPNVGEAALSKLDESGIVYIGAEVTGGDILVGKVTPKGETQLTPEEKLLRAIFGEKASDVKDSSLRVPNGVSGTVIDVQVFTRDGVEKDKRALEIEEMQLKQAKKDLTEELQILEAGLFARIHAVLVSGGIEADKLSKLPRDRWLELGLTDEDKQNQLEQLAEQYDEMKSEFEKKMDAKRRKITQGDDLAPGVLKIVKVYLAVKRQIQPGDKMAGRHGNKGVISKINPIEDMPYDENGTPVDIVLNPLGVPSRMNIGQILETHLGMAAKGIGEKINAMLKKQEEVAKLREFIQKAYDLGDNVCQKVDLSTFTDDEVLRLAENLKKGMPIATPVFDGAKETEIKELLKLGGLPTSGQITLFDGRTGEQFERQVTVGYMYMLKLNHLVDDKMHARSTGSYSLVTQQPLGGKAQFGGQRFGEMEVWALEAYGAAYTLQEMLTVKSDDVNGRTKMYKNIVDGDHRMEPGMPESFNVLLKEIRSLGINIELEEE, from the coding sequence ATGGTTTACTCCTATACCGAGAAAAAACGTATTCGTAAGGATTTTGGTAAACGTCCACAAGTTCTGGACATACCTTATCTCCTTTCTATCCAACTTGACTCGTTCCAGAAGTTTATCGAGCAAGATCCCGAAGGGCAGTACGGCCTAGAAGCAGCATTCCGTTCTGTTTTTCCAATTCAGAGCTACAGCGGCAATTCGGAGCTGCAATACGTTAGCTACCGTCTTGGTGAGCCAGTATTTGACGTCAAAGAGTGCCAGATCCGTGGTGTGACTTATTCCGCACCGCTGCGCGTTAAGCTGCGCCTGGTCATCTATGAGCGCGAAGCTCCGGAAGGTACGGTCAAAGACATCAAAGAACAAGAAGTCTACATGGGTGAAATTCCACTCATGACCGAGAACGGTACCTTTGTCATTAACGGTACTGAGAGGGTTATCGTATCTCAGCTGCACCGTAGTCCTGGCGTATTCTTTGACAGCGATAAGGGTAAAACCCATTCATCGGGTAAAGTGCTGTATAACGCACGTATCATTCCTTACCGCGGTTCATGGTTAGATTTCGAGTTTGATCCGAAAGACAACCTGTTTGTCCGTATTGACCGTCGTCGTAAGTTGCCGGCAACCATCATTCTGCGTGCATTGAATTTCACCACTCCCCAGATCCTGGATCTGTTCTTTGAAAAAGTGGTCTTTGAGATTCGTGACAACAAGCTGCAGATGGAATTGGTTCCAGAGCGTCTGCGCGGTGAAACGGCATCCTTTGATATTGAAGCGAATGGCAAAGTTTACGTCGAGAAAGCGCGCCGTATTACTGCTCGTCATATTCGCCAGCTTGAAAAAGACGGCATTGATCGCATCGAAGTTCCGGTTGAATACATTGCCGGTAAAGTGGTTGCCAAAGACTACGTCGATGAGAACACTGGTGAGCTTATCTGTGCAGCCAACATGGAGCTGTCACTGGATCTGCTGGCTAAGTTGAGCCAGTCTGGTCACAAGCACATCGAAACATTGTTCACCAATGACTTGGATCACGGGGCTTATATCTCCGAGACTCTGCGTGTTGACCCAACCAGTGATCGTCTGAGCGCTTTGGTTGAGATCTACCGCATGATGCGTCCTGGTGAGCCGCCAACTCGTGAAGCAGCTGAAAATCTGTTTGAGAACTTGTTCTTCTCTGAAGACCGCTACGATTTGTCTGCGGTTGGCCGGATGAAGTTCAACCGTTCACTGCTGCGTGACGAGATCGAAGGTTCCGGTATCCTGAGCAAAGAAGACATCACAGAAGTGATGAAGAAGCTCATTGATATCCGTAACGGTAAAGGCGAAGTGGATGATATCGACCACTTAGGCAACCGTCGTATTCGTTCTGTCGGTGAAATGGCTGAAAACCAGTTCCGTGTCGGCCTGGTTCGTGTTGAGCGCGCGGTTAAAGAGCGTTTGTCTCTGGGCGACCTCGACACCCTGATGCCTCAGGACATGATCAACGCCAAGCCTATCTCGGCGGCGGTGAAAGAGTTCTTTGGTTCCAGCCAGTTGTCACAATTTATGGACCAGAACAACCCACTGTCTGAGATCACGCATAAACGCCGTATCTCTGCATTGGGCCCGGGTGGTTTGACCCGTGAACGTGCTGGCTTTGAAGTTCGAGACGTACACCCGACTCACTACGGTCGCGTATGTCCAATCGAAACGCCAGAAGGTCCAAACATCGGTCTGATCAACTCCTTGTCCGTGTACGCACAGACCAATGAGTATGGTTTCCTGGAAACTCCGTATCGTCGCGTGCGTGATGGTGTGGTGACCGATGAAATTAACTATTTGTCTGCTATTGAAGAAGGCAACTTCGTTATCGCTCAGGCGAACTCCAACTTGGACGACGACGGCCGCTTCATTGAAGACTTAGTCACTTGCCGTAGCAAAGGCGAATCAAGCCTGTTCAGCCGCGACCAAGTTGACTACATGGACGTTTCCACTCAACAGGTGGTGTCCGTTGGTGCTTCTCTGATTCCATTCTTGGAACACGATGACGCCAACCGTGCCTTGATGGGTGCGAACATGCAACGTCAGGCGGTTCCTACTCTGCGTGCTGATAAGCCGCTGGTAGGTACCGGTATGGAACGTGCAGTTGCGGTTGACTCAGGGGTAACCTCTGTGGCCAAGCGCGGTGGTACCGTTCAGTACGTCGATGCATCTCGTATCGTGATTAAAGTTAACGAAGATGAGATGTACCCGGGCGAAGCAGGGATTGATATTTATAACCTGACCAAATACACCCGTTCTAACCAGAACACCTGTATCAACCAGATGCCGTGTGTGAATCTGGGTGAGCCAATCGAGCGCGGCGACGTGCTGGCAGATGGCCCATCTACAGACTTGGGCGAACTGGCATTGGGTCAGAACATGCGCGTAGCGTTCATGCCTTGGAACGGTTACAACTTCGAAGACTCCATCTTGGTCTCCGAGCGCGTGGTGCAAGAAGATCGCTTCACTACCATCCATATTCAGGAATTGGCCTGTGTGTCTCGCGACACCAAGTTAGGGCCTGAAGAGATAACGGCCGACATCCCGAACGTGGGTGAAGCTGCGCTCTCCAAGCTGGATGAATCCGGTATCGTGTATATCGGTGCTGAAGTAACGGGCGGTGACATTCTGGTCGGTAAGGTAACACCTAAAGGTGAAACCCAACTGACGCCAGAAGAGAAGCTGTTACGGGCGATCTTCGGTGAGAAAGCGTCTGATGTTAAAGACTCTTCTCTGCGTGTACCAAACGGTGTTTCCGGTACGGTTATCGACGTGCAGGTCTTTACTCGCGATGGCGTAGAAAAAGATAAGCGCGCGTTGGAAATCGAAGAAATGCAACTGAAGCAGGCGAAGAAAGACCTGACTGAAGAGTTGCAGATCTTGGAAGCTGGCCTGTTTGCACGTATCCATGCAGTACTGGTTTCTGGTGGCATTGAAGCTGACAAGCTGAGCAAATTACCACGTGACCGCTGGCTGGAACTGGGCCTGACTGACGAAGACAAGCAAAACCAGCTGGAACAGTTGGCAGAGCAATACGACGAAATGAAATCCGAATTCGAGAAGAAGATGGATGCCAAGCGTCGTAAAATCACCCAAGGCGATGACCTGGCACCGGGCGTGCTAAAAATCGTTAAAGTGTATCTGGCGGTTAAACGTCAGATTCAGCCGGGTGACAAGATGGCCGGTCGTCACGGTAACAAAGGTGTTATTTCGAAGATTAACCCGATTGAAGATATGCCTTACGATGAAAACGGTACGCCGGTAGACATCGTTCTGAACCCGCTGGGCGTACCATCGCGTATGAACATCGGTCAGATTTTGGAAACCCACTTGGGGATGGCAGCGAAAGGCATCGGCGAGAAAATCAACGCCATGCTGAAGAAGCAGGAAGAAGTTGCCAAACTGCGTGAGTTCATCCAGAAAGCTTATGATCTGGGCGATAATGTTTGTCAGAAAGTTGACTTGAGCACCTTCACCGATGACGAAGTATTGCGTTTGGCTGAGAACCTGAAAAAAGGTATGCCAATTGCAACGCCAGTCTTCGATGGTGCGAAAGAGACTGAAATCAAGGAACTGTTAAAGCTGGGTGGCCTGCCAACTTCTGGTCAGATTACTCTGTTTGACGGCCGTACCGGCGAGCAATTCGAACGTCAGGTTACTGTCGGCTACATGTACATGCTGAAACTGAACCACTTGGTTGATGACAAGATGCATGCGCGTTCTACCGGTTCTTACAGCCTGGTTACTCAGCAGCCGCTGGGTGGTAAGGCTCAGTTCGGTGGTCAGCGCTTCGGTGAGATGGAAGTGTGGGCGTTGGAAGCTTATGGCGCCGCGTACACATTGCAAGAAATGCTTACCGTCAAGTCCGACGATGTAAACGGCCGTACCAAGATGTACAAAAACATCGTGGATGGCGATCACCGTATGGAACCAGGCATGCCGGAGTCCTTCAACGTATTGTTGAAAGAAATCCGCTCGCTGGGCATCAATATCGAGCTGGAAGAAGAGTAA
- the rplK gene encoding 50S ribosomal protein L11 has protein sequence MAKKVQAYVKLQVAAGMANPSPPVGPALGQQGVNIMEFCKAFNAKTESIEKGLPIPVVITVYSDRSFTFVTKTPPAAVLLKKAAGIKSGSGKPNKDKVGTVTSAQVREIAETKAADMTGASIDDMMRSIEGTARSMGLVVEG, from the coding sequence ATGGCTAAGAAAGTACAAGCCTATGTCAAGCTGCAAGTTGCAGCTGGTATGGCAAACCCAAGTCCACCAGTTGGTCCAGCTTTGGGTCAGCAGGGTGTTAACATCATGGAATTCTGTAAAGCGTTCAATGCGAAGACTGAAAGCATTGAAAAAGGCCTGCCAATCCCTGTTGTTATTACTGTTTATTCTGATCGCTCTTTCACCTTCGTTACTAAAACCCCGCCAGCAGCAGTTCTGCTGAAAAAAGCGGCAGGTATTAAGTCTGGTTCTGGCAAGCCGAACAAAGACAAAGTAGGGACTGTGACCAGTGCTCAGGTCCGTGAAATCGCAGAAACCAAAGCTGCGGATATGACTGGTGCTTCAATTGACGACATGATGCGTTCAATCGAAGGTACTGCTCGTTCCATGGGCCTGGTAGTGGAGGGTTAA
- the rplL gene encoding 50S ribosomal protein L7/L12 codes for MSTITKDQILEGVAALSVMEIVELISAMEEKFGVSAAAVAAGPAAAAEAAEEQTEFNVVLASFGDNKVAVIKAVRGATGLGLKEAKDLVESAPAVLKEGVNKDEAESLKKELEAAGAAVEIK; via the coding sequence ATGTCAACTATCACTAAAGACCAAATTCTGGAAGGCGTTGCAGCTCTGTCTGTAATGGAAATCGTTGAACTGATCTCTGCTATGGAAGAGAAATTCGGCGTTTCAGCTGCTGCTGTTGCTGCAGGCCCTGCTGCTGCTGCTGAAGCTGCAGAAGAACAAACTGAATTCAACGTTGTTCTGGCTTCATTCGGCGACAACAAAGTTGCAGTAATCAAAGCTGTTCGCGGCGCAACTGGCCTGGGCTTGAAAGAAGCTAAAGACCTGGTTGAATCTGCACCTGCAGTTCTGAAAGAAGGCGTGAACAAAGATGAAGCTGAAAGCCTGAAGAAAGAACTTGAAGCAGCTGGTGCTGCTGTTGAGATCAAGTAA
- a CDS encoding GNAT family N-acetyltransferase: MKIVLLNAATLPIYRAELAYLLIDAVSHGASIGYNTRALSQEDAESYFHGLRPAIAKGTLLLWIARDEMGIVGTIQLDLCQKPNGLNRAEVQKLLVHSRSRRGGIGHKLVAAMENSAVQLRRGLLYLDTQAGSPAESFYRAQGYRCMGEIPDYACTPDGYYHPTAIYFKRLFAVNQTHSAIAS, from the coding sequence ATGAAAATAGTCTTACTTAATGCGGCAACATTACCTATATACCGAGCTGAATTGGCATATTTGCTGATAGATGCGGTATCTCACGGGGCTTCAATAGGTTACAACACGCGCGCGCTTTCACAAGAAGACGCCGAGAGTTACTTTCACGGACTTCGTCCTGCCATCGCCAAAGGCACATTATTGTTATGGATAGCACGCGATGAAATGGGAATTGTTGGCACCATCCAATTAGATCTTTGCCAAAAACCAAACGGGTTAAATCGAGCCGAAGTACAGAAATTATTGGTACATAGCCGTAGCCGTCGTGGTGGTATCGGGCATAAATTGGTTGCCGCCATGGAGAATAGCGCGGTTCAACTTCGCCGTGGGTTACTCTATCTCGATACTCAAGCGGGCTCCCCGGCGGAATCTTTTTACCGGGCGCAAGGATACCGCTGCATGGGAGAGATTCCTGATTATGCCTGCACACCTGATGGTTACTATCACCCAACGGCTATTTATTTCAAACGATTATTCGCTGTGAATCAGACACATAGCGCCATAGCGAGCTAG
- the rplA gene encoding 50S ribosomal protein L1: MAKLTKRMRVIRDKVDVTKQYDINEAVALLKELATAKFVESVDVAVNLGIDARKSDQNVRGATVLPHGTGRSVRVAVFAQGANAEAAKEAGAELVGMDDLADQIKKGEMNFDVVIASPDAMRVVGQLGQILGPRGLMPNPKVGTVTPNVAEAVKNAKAGQVRYRNDKNGIIHTTIGKVDFDSEKLKENLESLVVALKRAKPATAKGVYIKKISLSTTMGAGVAIDQSGLTAVVN; encoded by the coding sequence ATGGCTAAGCTGACCAAGCGCATGCGCGTGATCCGTGACAAAGTTGATGTTACTAAGCAATACGATATCAACGAAGCTGTTGCCCTGCTGAAAGAGCTGGCTACTGCTAAATTCGTAGAAAGCGTGGACGTTGCCGTTAACCTCGGTATCGATGCACGTAAATCTGACCAAAACGTTCGTGGCGCAACTGTGTTGCCACATGGTACTGGCCGTTCAGTCCGCGTTGCTGTTTTCGCTCAGGGTGCAAACGCTGAAGCTGCGAAAGAAGCAGGCGCTGAATTGGTAGGTATGGACGACTTGGCTGATCAAATCAAGAAAGGCGAAATGAACTTCGACGTTGTTATTGCTTCCCCGGATGCAATGCGCGTTGTGGGTCAATTAGGCCAGATCTTGGGCCCACGTGGCCTGATGCCAAACCCGAAAGTGGGTACTGTGACTCCTAACGTTGCTGAAGCAGTTAAGAATGCTAAAGCAGGTCAGGTTCGTTATCGTAACGATAAAAACGGTATTATCCACACCACCATTGGTAAAGTTGACTTCGACTCAGAAAAGTTGAAAGAAAACTTAGAATCTCTGGTTGTTGCGCTGAAGCGTGCTAAACCTGCTACAGCGAAAGGCGTTTATATCAAGAAAATCAGCCTGTCCACCACCATGGGCGCCGGCGTTGCTATTGATCAAAGCGGCCTGACTGCAGTAGTGAACTAA
- the rplJ gene encoding 50S ribosomal protein L10 — translation MALNLQGKQAIVAEVKEVAKGALSAVVADSRGVTVDKMTELRKAGREAGVHMQVVRNTLLRRIVEGTPFECLKDTFVGPTLIAFSSEHPGAAARLFKAFAKDNAKFEVKAAAFEGELIPAAQIDRLATLPTYEEAIAKLMGTMKEAAAGKLVRTLAALRDQKEAA, via the coding sequence ATGGCACTAAATCTTCAAGGCAAACAAGCGATTGTTGCTGAAGTTAAAGAAGTAGCCAAAGGTGCGCTGTCTGCGGTTGTTGCGGATTCTCGTGGCGTTACCGTTGATAAAATGACTGAACTGCGTAAAGCAGGTCGTGAAGCTGGCGTTCACATGCAAGTTGTTCGTAACACCTTGCTGCGTCGCATTGTTGAAGGCACTCCATTCGAATGCCTGAAAGACACGTTTGTTGGTCCAACCTTGATTGCATTCTCTTCAGAACACCCGGGCGCAGCTGCTCGTCTGTTCAAAGCATTTGCTAAAGATAATGCAAAATTTGAGGTTAAAGCAGCAGCCTTTGAAGGCGAGTTAATCCCTGCGGCTCAGATCGACCGCTTGGCAACTCTGCCAACCTACGAAGAAGCAATTGCGAAACTGATGGGAACCATGAAAGAAGCCGCTGCTGGCAAATTGGTTCGTACTCTTGCTGCGCTGCGTGACCAGAAAGAAGCCGCTTAA
- the secE gene encoding preprotein translocase subunit SecE, with protein sequence MSANTEAPGSGRGLETAKWLIVAVLLVAAIVGNYYYRDFSLPLRALAVVVIIAVAGAVALMTAKGKATVAFAREARTEVRKVIWPTRQETLHTTLIVAAVTAVMSLILWGLDGILVRLVSFITGLRF encoded by the coding sequence ATGAGTGCGAATACCGAGGCTCCAGGGAGCGGACGCGGCCTGGAAACGGCTAAATGGCTAATCGTTGCAGTACTGTTAGTTGCAGCTATTGTGGGTAATTATTATTACCGTGATTTCAGCCTGCCGCTGCGCGCGTTGGCAGTTGTAGTAATTATCGCTGTTGCCGGTGCTGTTGCATTGATGACGGCAAAAGGCAAAGCCACTGTTGCGTTTGCTCGTGAAGCACGTACGGAAGTGCGTAAAGTGATTTGGCCTACCCGTCAGGAAACTCTGCACACAACGTTAATCGTTGCTGCGGTAACTGCTGTAATGTCACTGATTCTATGGGGGCTGGATGGTATTCTGGTCCGCTTGGTATCATTTATTACTGGCCTGAGGTTCTAA
- the nusG gene encoding transcription termination/antitermination protein NusG has protein sequence MSEAPKKRWYVVQAFSGFEGRVAQSLREHIKLHDMEELFGEVMVPTEEVVEIRGGQRRKSERKFFPGYVLVQMVMNDASWHLVRSVPRVMGFIGGTSDRPAPISDKEVDAIMNRLQQVGDKPRPKTLFEPGELVRVSDGPFADFNGVVEEVDYEKSRLKVSVSIFGRATPVELDFSQVEKG, from the coding sequence ATGTCTGAAGCACCAAAAAAGCGTTGGTACGTCGTTCAGGCGTTTTCCGGTTTTGAAGGCCGCGTAGCTCAATCGCTGCGCGAGCATATCAAGTTACATGACATGGAAGAGCTGTTTGGCGAAGTCATGGTTCCAACGGAAGAAGTCGTCGAAATTCGTGGCGGTCAACGCCGTAAAAGTGAACGTAAATTCTTCCCGGGCTATGTACTGGTTCAGATGGTGATGAACGATGCCAGCTGGCACCTAGTGCGTAGCGTGCCGCGTGTCATGGGCTTTATCGGTGGTACTTCCGATCGCCCAGCACCAATCAGTGATAAAGAAGTTGATGCGATTATGAATCGCCTTCAGCAAGTGGGTGATAAACCACGTCCTAAAACACTGTTTGAACCCGGTGAGCTGGTACGTGTTAGCGATGGCCCGTTTGCAGACTTTAACGGTGTCGTTGAAGAAGTGGACTACGAAAAGAGCCGCTTGAAAGTGTCTGTTTCCATCTTTGGCCGTGCAACTCCGGTCGAATTGGACTTCAGTCAGGTAGAAAAAGGCTGA
- the tuf gene encoding elongation factor Tu has protein sequence MSKEKFERTKPHVNVGTIGHVDHGKTTLTAAITTVLAKTYGGSARAFDQIDNAPEEKARGITINTSHVEYDTPSRHYAHVDCPGHADYVKNMITGAAQMDGAILVVAATDGPMPQTREHILLGRQVGVPYIIVFMNKCDMVDDEELLELVEMEVRELLSAYDFPGDDLPVVRGSALKALEGEAEWEAKIIELAGYLDSYIPEPERAIDKPFLLPIEDVFSISGRGTVVTGRVERGIVKVGEEVEIVGIIDTIKTTCTGVEMFRKLLDEGRAGENVGVLLRGTKRDDVQRGQVLAKPGSIKPHTKFESEVYILSKDEGGRHTPFFKGYRPQFYFRTTDVTGTIELPEGVEMVMPGDNINMVVNLIAPIAMDDGLRFAIREGGRTVGAGVVAKVIE, from the coding sequence ATGTCTAAAGAAAAGTTTGAACGTACAAAACCGCACGTTAATGTGGGTACTATCGGCCACGTTGACCATGGTAAAACTACCCTAACTGCTGCAATTACCACCGTTCTGGCTAAAACTTATGGCGGTAGTGCTCGTGCATTCGACCAGATCGACAACGCTCCGGAAGAGAAAGCGCGTGGTATCACCATCAACACTTCGCATGTTGAATATGACACCCCGTCACGCCACTATGCGCACGTTGACTGCCCAGGGCACGCCGACTACGTTAAAAACATGATCACCGGTGCTGCTCAGATGGACGGCGCTATCCTGGTTGTTGCTGCAACTGATGGCCCTATGCCACAGACTCGTGAGCACATCCTGTTGGGTCGTCAGGTTGGCGTTCCTTACATCATCGTATTCATGAACAAATGTGACATGGTTGATGATGAAGAGTTGCTGGAACTGGTAGAAATGGAAGTTCGTGAACTTCTTTCTGCTTACGATTTCCCAGGCGATGACCTGCCAGTTGTCCGTGGTTCTGCTCTGAAAGCGCTGGAAGGCGAAGCTGAGTGGGAAGCTAAAATCATCGAACTGGCTGGCTACCTGGATTCTTACATCCCAGAACCAGAACGTGCTATCGACAAGCCGTTCCTGCTGCCAATCGAAGACGTATTCTCCATCTCCGGCCGTGGTACTGTAGTGACTGGTCGTGTAGAGCGCGGTATCGTTAAAGTGGGCGAAGAAGTCGAAATCGTCGGCATCATCGATACCATTAAAACCACCTGTACTGGCGTTGAAATGTTCCGCAAACTGCTGGACGAAGGCCGTGCTGGTGAGAACGTGGGTGTTCTGCTGCGTGGTACTAAGCGTGATGACGTACAACGTGGTCAGGTATTGGCGAAACCAGGCTCTATTAAGCCACACACCAAATTTGAGTCAGAAGTTTATATTTTGAGCAAAGATGAAGGCGGTCGTCATACTCCGTTCTTCAAAGGTTACCGCCCTCAGTTCTACTTCCGTACCACTGACGTAACCGGTACCATTGAATTGCCAGAAGGCGTTGAGATGGTGATGCCAGGTGACAACATCAACATGGTTGTTAACCTGATTGCTCCTATTGCGATGGATGACGGTCTACGCTTCGCAATTCGTGAAGGTGGTCGTACGGTAGGTGCTGGCGTTGTTGCTAAAGTCATTGAATAA